One Ahaetulla prasina isolate Xishuangbanna chromosome 1, ASM2864084v1, whole genome shotgun sequence DNA window includes the following coding sequences:
- the OOSP3 gene encoding oocyte-secreted protein 3: MENHLRIWALLLLITGVSTQNSSVSVSCGSSHLVITVPVNLFGTGVVVNANELILGSGCPVTAVRPNVLLLEYPLSACGATRQLLPRSIHYKNILHYAPSAPNGVIRTNPFSHAINCFYPRFWNVSSSELRPTWVPFTSTVMDHQSLVFALEIYDNSWSQLMPHPTYYLGDFINIQASVRKDNHVPLRIYVDECVARPSAESSVKYEVITNHGCFVDGLQSGSHFLAMREDGFLRFQLDTFTFIEASNNQIYLICHLKAVPVGSANHLNKACSYDRTTATWSSHEGVDCSCCTSHTGCGSKRRKRREQQRRGTFGEGDLKLGPIELKGVQAHISLQNGSRTLELVSIVTNSAPAVSNTSPAARPSLNQMVNIIMRKEGMKEDVSRFHLPFSTATTVILAACSFIVLVSILACFYSIKHSRRRYQMGMIQPVLSETSAVAMAPVSVGSSGTGTSGQSSIASTKPDDLVAVF; the protein is encoded by the exons ATGGAGAATCATCTAAGAATATGGGCGTTGTTGCTTTTAATCACTGGCGTTTCTACTCAGAACTCCTCAG TTTCAGTGTCATGTGGAAGCTCACATCTAGTGATCACCGTTCCTGTGAATCTTTTTGGGACAGGTGTGGTGGTTAATGCCAATGAACTCATTCTGGGATCTGGCTGTCCAGTGACAGCTGTACGTCCAAATGTTCTCCTGCTTGAATATCCTCTCTCTGCTTGTGGAGCCACCAGACAA CTTCTTCCACGAAGCATCCATTATAAGAACATTCTCCACTATGCGCCTTCAGCTCCAAATGGGGTGATCAGAACCAATCCATTCTCCCATGCTATAAACTGTTTCTATCCTAG GTTCTGGAATGTCTCTTCCTCTGAACTGCGTCCTACTTGGGTCCCTTTCACCTCTACCGTGATGGATCATCAGAGCCTGGTGTTCGCCCTGGAAATCTATGACA ATAGCTGGTCACAACTGATGCCTCACCCTACTTACTATCTTGGGGACTTCATCAACATCCAGGCATCAGTAAGAAAGGATAACCATGTTCCATTAAGAATCTATGTGGATGAATGTGTCGCCCGGCCAAGTGCAGAATCCTCTGTGAAATATGAGGTCATCACAAATCACGG ATGCTTTGTAGATGGGCTGCAGAGTGGCTCCCATTTTCTTGCCATGCGAGAAGATGGGTTTCTCCGTTTCCAGCTGGATACATTTACCTTCATTGAAGCTTCCAACAATCAG ATCTACCTCATCTGCCACTTGAAGGCAGTACCTGTGGGCTCAGCAAACCATCTCAATAAGGCATGCTCCTATGATCGCACTACTGCAACCTGGAGCTCTCACGAAGGGGTTGACTGCTCCTGTTGTACATCTCATACTGGCTGTGgcagcaaaagaagaaaaaggagagagcaGCAGAGGAGAG GAACATTTGGAGAAGGAGATCTCAAACTTGGTCCCATTGAACTGAAAGGGGTGCAGGCCCACATCTCTTTGCAGAACGGCTCCAGGACCTTGGAGCTGGTGTCCATTGTGACCAACTCTGCCCCTGCTGTATCCAACACATCTCCTGCTGCTAGGCCATCTCTGAACCAGATGGTGAATATTATcatgaggaaagaaggaatgaaagaagatGTTTCCA GGTTTCATCTCCCCTTTTCCACTGCCACCACGGTCATATTAGCTGCCTGTTCCTTCATTGTCTTGGTGTCCATCCTGGCCTGTTTCTACTCCATCAAACATTCACGCAGAAGATACCAAATGGGGATGATCCAGCCAGTCCTGAGCGAAACTAGTGCTGTGGCCATGGCACCTGTTTCAGTTGGATCATCTGGCACTGGAACCTCTGGGCAGTCCAGCATTGCTTCTACGAAACCTGATGACCTAGTAGCTGTATTTTAG